In the genome of Candidatus Latescibacter sp., the window GTTGCCCAGGGAAACTCGAATGTCCAGGTCAAAGCAATTGCTGACGAAGTGAAAGAAAAAATGGCCAAAGAAGATGGTCTGCATCCCTGGCATGTGGAAGGCATGGAAGGACAAAGGTGGATTCTCCTCGATTATGTGGATATTGTTGTGCATATTTTCGACCCGAAGACCCGGAATTACTATGATATCGAGAAACTCTACGAAGACGCCGAAAGCTGGCGGGTAAAGACAGATTATTAAAACCAAAAAATATCCAGGAGCCAGAATCCAGAATAAAAGATAAGGAACCTGCTATGAGCATTGTGGTTATCGGATCCATTGCTTTCGATGATGTGGAAACCGGGGCTGGATCGGTGCAAAATGCGCTGGGCGGCTCGGCGCTCTATTTTTCCGCGGCGGCCTCGCTGTTTAGCCCGGTGCATTTGGTAGGAGTGGTCGGAGAGGATTTTCCCTGCGAAGAGCTGGCATTCATGCGGGCGCGAGGGGTGAACACCGAGGGGATGAAGGTGGTGAAAGGCGGCTCGACCTTCCGGTGGTCCGGGGTGTATGAGACCGACATGAACAAACGCCGCACCACCGGTCTGGCGCTGAATGTTTTCAATGATTTTGATCCCGTGCTCGATACGGAATGCCGTCAGGCGAAGTATGTCTTCCTTGCAAACATCGACCCGGTGCTCCAGGAGCGGGTGCTCGATCAGATGGAATGCCCGGAATTCATCGCCCTCGATACCATGGAATGCTACATTGCCGAGAAACCGCAGGAGCTGCGCAGGGTGCTCAAGAGAATCAACCTCCTGTTCATCAACGATTCCGAGGCACAGTTCCTTACCGGCAACCCGAATGTGGTGGCCGCCGCTCATGCCCTCCTCGATCTGGGTCCGGAATTTGTAATTGTGAAAAAAGGCGAGCACGGCTCCATTCTGGCCTCCCGTGAAATGTTTTTTACAGTTCCGGCATACCCTGTGCGCCGTGTCGTCGACCCGACCGGCGCCGGAGACTCCTATGCCGGAGGAACCATGGGTTATCTGGCCAGAACGGGCATCCATGATGCCTCTGCACTTCGTACGGCGGTGGTGTACGGCGGGATTGTCGCATCCTTCCTAGTGGAAGGATTCAGTTTGACCGCCCTGAAAGACCTGACGCTGGATGCAGTCGAGGAGCGTATGGCGAATTTCCGCTCAATGACCGCTTTTTGAGGGCATCATACATGCCGGTTGTAACATTGAAATGGCGGGATGATGGTCTGGACATCATCGACCAGCGCCTTTTGCCTTTACTGGAAAAAAGGGTGATACTCACTTCTGTAGCGCAGGTGTGCGAAGCCATAGAAACCCTGGCTGTGCGGGGAGCGCCGGCCATCGGAGTCGCCGCAGCCTATGGAGTTGTGATCTCCGCTCGTGAAAAACCCCAGGAGGCGCATGTCCGTTCCGCCATAAGGCGGCTCCGTGAGACACGGCCGACCGCGGTGAATCTCTTCATCGCTCTGGACTGTATGGAAAGCAGTGTGGAAGAAGCCTTTGCCTCGGGTGATCCGGTAAAGGTTCTCCTGGCAAGGGCGCACGCACTGTTTGATGAGGATCAGCGAATCTGCCGTGAGCTCTCCCGTCATGGAGCGGAACTCCTATCCGACGGCGATACGGTGCTCACCCACTGCAATGCGGGAGGGCTGGCTACCACCGGTTACGGCACCGCGCTCGGAGTGATCTATGCGGCGGCGGAGCAGGGGAAGCGGATACGCGTGTTCGCCGATGAGACCCGTCCTCTCCTGCAGGGTGCGCGGCTTACCGCCTGGGAACTCAGGAAGAATGGAATCCCGGTTACCGTGATCTGCGATTCCATGGCGGCGGACGTTCTGCGCCGTAGATGGATAGATCATATAATCGTCGGCGCCGACCGGATCGCCGCAAACGGCGATACGGCAAACAAGATCGGCACCTACGGTCTTTCGGTGCTTGCCCGTGAGCATGATGTTCCCCTGTATGTGGCGGCGCCTCTGACCAGCTTCGATTTCAGTATGGCCTCCGGTGAAACCATCCCCATAGAGGAGCGGAGAGAATCGGAGATTTCAAAGTTCGCCGGTGTACAGGTGACCCCGGAGGGAGTATCTTTCTATAATCCTTCATTCGACGTTACCCCCGCCCGGAACATCGCCGCGATAATTTCCGAGCTGGGAGTGGCGAGACCACCGTTCACCCCGACATTGAGCTTATGGAATGTCTTGCGAGGCAATCCGCGTATATCAGCGTAATCCGCGGCCCATGTATTTCAGCCCTTTATCTGCGGCTTTTTGTGAGATTTATATGATTGCGATCGGCACATCGGGATTCAGTTTCCGTGACTGGAAAGGAATTTTTTATCCTGAAAATATCAAGCCGAAAGATATGCTGGCTTTTTACAAGGATACTTTTCATGCGGTGGAAATCAATACCACCTATTACGGCATTCCCAAACCGGGTGTGTTCGAGCGGATGATCGGCGCCACCCCGCCGGATTTCGAGTTTATCGTCAAAGCCAATAAATCCACCACCCATGATCTGTCCGACAGCGATGTATCGGGAACCTTTCTGGAGTCCATACGTCCGCTAAAAGAATCGGGAAGGCTTTCCGGAATCCTGGCCCAGTTTCCCTGGCAGTTCAGGAACGAAGCCGGCA includes:
- the rsfS gene encoding ribosome silencing factor, with the protein product MIETGVNVERIIHHIMEKKGAEIVVLDLRKITSIADYFIVAQGNSNVQVKAIADEVKEKMAKEDGLHPWHVEGMEGQRWILLDYVDIVVHIFDPKTRNYYDIEKLYEDAESWRVKTDY
- a CDS encoding PfkB family carbohydrate kinase gives rise to the protein MSIVVIGSIAFDDVETGAGSVQNALGGSALYFSAAASLFSPVHLVGVVGEDFPCEELAFMRARGVNTEGMKVVKGGSTFRWSGVYETDMNKRRTTGLALNVFNDFDPVLDTECRQAKYVFLANIDPVLQERVLDQMECPEFIALDTMECYIAEKPQELRRVLKRINLLFINDSEAQFLTGNPNVVAAAHALLDLGPEFVIVKKGEHGSILASREMFFTVPAYPVRRVVDPTGAGDSYAGGTMGYLARTGIHDASALRTAVVYGGIVASFLVEGFSLTALKDLTLDAVEERMANFRSMTAF
- the mtnA gene encoding S-methyl-5-thioribose-1-phosphate isomerase, with protein sequence MPVVTLKWRDDGLDIIDQRLLPLLEKRVILTSVAQVCEAIETLAVRGAPAIGVAAAYGVVISAREKPQEAHVRSAIRRLRETRPTAVNLFIALDCMESSVEEAFASGDPVKVLLARAHALFDEDQRICRELSRHGAELLSDGDTVLTHCNAGGLATTGYGTALGVIYAAAEQGKRIRVFADETRPLLQGARLTAWELRKNGIPVTVICDSMAADVLRRRWIDHIIVGADRIAANGDTANKIGTYGLSVLAREHDVPLYVAAPLTSFDFSMASGETIPIEERRESEISKFAGVQVTPEGVSFYNPSFDVTPARNIAAIISELGVARPPFTPTLSLWNVLRGNPRISA